GAACTGTTCAGCTGCCTTCTAAAATGGCACCGGTTTGATTGAGCagaatgaaagatttttctaacaagccctttttttcctaagtgaGGCTGTCACTCCTGCTTCCCACCCCTCCCCGCGGTACCGGGAGGCGATTCAGAAAGCAATTGGTTACAAATTATCCCGTAACATTGCATGATGGAATTTGAATTACTGCTAACAAATAAATCCTGACTGCAAGAGAGATCAAGGGAGTCTGCAGAATTCACTTAGGGGATGTGTGTGCCTGTGCATGTACATAAATATATAGGTGTGTGCATATGGAAGTCTGCAGGGCAATTAGGGCAAGAGCTCTAATTGCAATTATGGGGAAGCTTACACAGCAGAGGACTTTCAGGCACTCACCAGGGCAGGAACGAGGGTCTGAAGTGAAGAGTTCAGTATCCCGCTCACCAGGTTGGTGAGGAGgctggaaaggggaaaaaacccaaaaaaccaacagaaaaccATCAGCAGGGCAGGACAAACCTGAGCACCTCTGGTGGGAGCCCTGGGGAGGACCCCCGAGGAGGAGCCCCCTTTCTGCCCCATCTCCATGTCCCGGGGTGCTGCAGACCCACAGCTCCCCCAGGCAGGAATTCTGGGTGCTCCCAACTTTGTTTCCTGCTCCTAAGCAGCTGACTGTGCCCAGGTTTGGGATGCAACTTTGCTGCCCCATTGCAAAGAGCTGCCCCACAGCCAGTCCTGCCCTGTGCCCTCTGCACACCCCATATCCCAGCCccttgctgatttttttttttaatttttaagtggcttttctatgagaaaaaaaaccccatgggctgcccagggctggatAACTGCTGGGTTCAGGAGGGATCTGGGGtgctcaggaggtgctgggaggtgtcagGAGCCTGGGATGTGGCTCACCCCTTCCTCATGTTGACGTTGAAGTTGCCCAGGAGCTTCTTGCAATCCTTCACCTCCAATCTGAGGTCTCCAGGGGTGTCCTGGGTCAGTCTGATGTGGGATGTGAGGTTGGTTTCTATTGAGGAACCGCTCAGAAATTGAAAAACCCTAAAAAGTAAGCAAGGAATTGGTGTGGCTTGGAGAAGGCCAAAACAGCACGGGAGAGCAGTGCCTGTGGCTGAGCTTGGGCTTGGCTGGGACAACACTTCAGTCCCAGGGCTTCCATCAGGCTCctggccccatccctggaatcCCAGTGTGCAAACAGGCACCAAGGGGTTTCTAGGACACATCTGACTCCAGGGGGAGAAAGGACAAATCAAGGTGATGGAGCATAGACCCTCCTTGGCACCTTGCTTCCAGTACCTTGTCCAGAGGAGGTACCCAGACAGCCACCAGACAGGGGTCAGACCTTTGGAGGAAGGACAGCAGGAAGCATCcccagggagaggcagcagcacagcagagatcTTCCCTCACCAGCCTCCTTCTCAGCATCTGGGGACATTTCTCCAGCACCCAAGAACATCCTGTCCTTCCCAGCACCCTCAGACCCCCATGGTCTCACTCTGCTCTCTCAccaccagccctgctcaccCTGGGAACTGCAGCACCAGCTTTGAGTACAGGTTCAGCACGAGCTCACCCCCGTGAAGGATCTTCCATGACATTTGGAGGTTCTCAATGTTCAGCACCTTCAACCTGGAAGAACACCCACCTTGAGATGGATCTGGTCCCCAGGAGCACCCCTCCAGGGAAACTCTTCCTCTGGATGATGATTGTCaccccacaccaccaccaccactgggCTTCTGCTCCAACTCACCAGGCAAAGGGTGACTTGCCAAGGACTCCTCCATCCACCAGACCACCAAGGCCAAGTAGACTTCCATTGCCTAGGAGATTTCCCGTGCCAAGCAGACCATTGTCTCCAAGAAGGTTGTTATTGCCCAGGAGGTCATTGTTGAGGAGCCCATTGCTGAGGAGTCCATTGCCAAGGCTCTGCACGCTGCTGACTCCCGTGCCAAGCAGACCTTTCCCTCCAAGCAGGTTGTTATTGCTCAGGAGGTCATTGCTGAGGAGACCCCCATTGCCAAGGATGGGGGTGTCAGTGCCAAGCAGACCACTGATGCTGGTCTGTCCTGCAACAGCCAGACCTCCAGCACTCTTCTGGTTTTCATGGCTAAGacttccccctctcccacccctcctcaTACCAAGTAAATCTTCCTCACCTGGGAGGCCTGTGCCAAGGATCCCAGATCTGCTTCTCTCACCTCCACTTTGTTGTCCACCTGTACTTCCTCTGCCAAGGAGGCCATTCCCAAGCAGTTCAGCTCCACCAAGAAGCCCACCAAGCAGACCTGCACCAAGGAAGTCCCACTTACCACCCAGCCTTCCACTGCTGGAAAAATTTCACTGACACGAGAGGCTGGGTCAGCTGTGTTAGGCTGATCTGCTCCTGAGGTCTCATGGGAACCCCTGAACATCCCTGTGCAAAGCTGGGTTCCCTGTGGAGCTGACCTGCAGGAGGCAGGTCCCTGGTGGGCAGAGGAcaccctggggctgggcaggcacATGGCCACCTGTGTCACAAcacaaaacatggaaaaattcTGAGCTCACCCTTTTGGGATTGTGGTGGGCTCAGCCCAGGGATACTGTTCAGGATGGGGAGGCcctgggaggggagcagaaaACCCCCTTGGAGGATGAGGAtccagaaaagcagcatctcAGGTCCCAGCATCTGCAGAGAGAGACCGACATCAGCCCAAGCACCAACCCCATCCCCAGGGAATCAGCAGCCTGGGCACCCATCCAGCTCTCCATCCTTCACATCTGCCACCCAGGGGTCAGGTGCCCTGTGGACATGTAGACCCCAGGCactgtcccccagccccaggggaccaGCCCTGACCCACAGCACcttttttccaaccagaaagTCATTAGTCATCAGGGAGAGActgcagcccagggatgggCTCCTCCAgagtccctgctgtccccacagctgcagagcagtggtGACACTGCAGGGAAGCTTGGGAGGAGAAAACACCTAAAGAGAGCaagagggatggaggtgaggcaGGAGGACCTTGCACCAAGTGAGATGGACGGCTTCCAGCTGCTCCTAAATGGCCCTGAAAGAAGAACCCTCAAAGGGGCACAGCTGGATAAAGAAGTTTGTCTCGGAGCTGTGGCCTCCTGGACATGAAGAACACCTTATTACCAAATTCCAAGTGCAGCCAAACCCAGGCTCACTTCTCCCTGggttggttgtttgtttttctcagcttgCTCCATCGGGGCTATGAGAAGAGTCTGTTTCCCTTGTCTTTGATCTGCCTCTAGTCTAGAGAGAGCAGCTTCAAGGACCTCCTGTTCCCATCAGCTGGGTTTGTTCATGCAAAGGGAGGAATGAGCGAGGTGCCTGCTGAAGCTGCCAGGTTCAGGGACCCCCTGCTCTGGGGGCAGACCCCTGGGCTTGGCTCTTCTGACAAAAAAAGCATATGGTTCAGGTTCAGCACTGAGAAACAACCTTATTTAGGTCAGGCTGCACAACTTCTTTATCTGTTccagatactttaaaaaaaaaaaaaaatccttctatGACAGTTCATGGCACAATTAAATTAGACTTTAATTCACAAGACCGTCTTTTACATTTTCCCTTTGATCAGCATGTAATGATgcacagctcctggagctgtggtTATCGAACAGGAGAGAAAGATAGCAGCCAGAGCAGTGCCATTGAAAATTGTGTCAAATAAAATCAGTGGGATTTGTTGGAGGGGCTCTGCAGGACGTGTGCAGCATTGCAAACAGCTGCCAGGATGGTTTTCAGGCCTCTCAGAAGATTCCCTCTTAGAGAGAATACCTGAGAAAGCAGAGGACTCTCTGCAGTTATTCTCAGTATCTACAGGGCTGGCACCTCACACACATCTCAGCAAACTGAGCACTCTGGACACACAAACAGCATGTCTGGCTTTGCAGAGAAACTCTTGTTTTGTACAGGCTGGGATGAGccctgaaaaactgaaaatcatCTCGAATTCTGGTCACCAAGgtcatgaagaaaaaaacccacgaaCCAATTCTTTCTGCTGGCTTCATCATTACAACAAActcaacagcaacaaaacaaaagtggAATTCGACAGGCAAGATCTCTActggctttaaaaattaattttcataaatgATTAAGTGCTGCTACAGAAATCAAAGGGAAACGTCATTAAAATTCTTGCTCTTAAAGCCGAGGTACCCTGTGCTGCAGGTGGGCTAAGGGGAGCAGGAGGCTCAGTAGCCACGGTCCCTCAGTGCCACTTACCTGGAGCCCTTTGCTGTGTCCCGGCGCTGCCCGGGCCGCTGCCGGGGAGGTTCTTATAGCCGCgggctgtgggcagcagcagagccgGGGCAGGACCCACCCGGACCCGTTCCTCCCCGCATGCCCCACGATGCTCACGTAGCCAGGCTGGACCggggccagcagcacccccGAGCCCgcagctctgctggggcacAGTGCCACCTGGCTCCTCCGGgactgtcccctcctgtcccctcctgacAGCTGTGGTGGGGCTGAGGGTCCCCCCACACCTGGGGGCAGCTCCTTGCACGTGTCCCAGCGTGGCCACCACAGGGGCTGTGGCAGAGGTGGCTCTGGCTGCTCAGGGCCCTCAGAGCAGGGGGAtgctggcacccagcacccccaacaccccccagcacccccatcCCCTGCTGAGGGTCCCCAGCACGGGGGTGGTCACCAGAGCCCTGTGTGGCCCCCATGCAAACCCCTtctgccaccagcaccaggacTCAGGGGGTTCTGTCCTGGGactctctgctcctgccctggggtGACACCCGTGGAGGGGCTTTGGGggcctggctgggatgtgggggtTCACCACCCaggacaccccctccccacccagcccctgctccttccagcagcagcagcacagcctggcacacacagagcagggctggaaggtCCCTTACTGCTCATGGCTGGCAGGAAGGCAGCATCGGGGACCTGCTACCAAAGCCATGACACAACTGTCACACCAGAAGGGGCCCTTGGTGCTCCTGAGCCATTATCTGCCAGCACTTTGCTATCTGCAATGGGGCTCACAAGGGTGCTCGTGCTCTTACATCAAAACCCCCGATGGATGAAGACACCAAGGAGGGATCAGCCttgcaggaggaagcagaggtgAGTAAAACCCAGGCAGTTGCTCTCCTGACCCAGTCCTATCCCTCCCCTCATCATCACACAGCCCAGGAGGTCCCATGTCCCTGGCCACCCCTCAGGCTCCtacttctccaggctgacaCCAATCTTCAGTTTGTTGTCCTCAATTGAGAACTGGGCCAGCAAGGAGGTAAAGAGAGAGGTCTGGGCAGGGATGGCTCCTGCAGCCCTTGCCCAGCCATGTCACCCTGGGTGCCATCTGCCCCCCCTGTGCTGgctgtgtggggagggggaatcAGGGGGGGAATTTCTGCACGGGTTGTTCCCTCAGACATACGATATTcagaaggcagagagagctcTGGACGTCATCTGGGTGGATCACCATCACCTCTTCTGTAGCTGTCAGCTGGATCacacctttgtttttctttaaggtCACTCACCATGGGTGCTTCAGGGACTGAgattctcagcagcagctcacgTGTCTTGGGGTATGCCTGGAGAACCTGCCAGAACCCAAAGGGGGGAAGGTTCTGCTggcaggagcacaggtggtgctGGGGCCATGGGCAGGATgcctgctccagagctgctcctggggctgctcccagcctggaTTGCTCCAGCCCAGCAAGTGGTTGTGCTTCAGCTCCCCCGGGTGCCCTGAGCCCCACCAGGAACATCTGGTTATGGCTGGGGGGGCACAGGTCAATCATCCAGGCAAAGGGGGCAGCTGCAAGGCTTGTCTGGGACCCAAGAGAGCTGCTGAGGACAGGGGGACAACCCTGGGCTCTGGTCTGCCACTGTTTCTAGTCTGGGAACTAAGTCAGAGCTCATTCACCTCCATGGAGCTGGGATGGTGACCCCgaggaggaaggggcagggaggaCCACAGcctcctggagctgcttctTATACCAAGTCAtttggggctggagggggacCCAGGACTCACCAGAGGAACCAGGGCTCCAAGTGTAGAGATTGTTAGTGGTGGGAGCTCCAGAAACtgtgagagagaggagaaaaatgctgCACGTGTTGAGGGGTTCAGCAGAATCTGCTCCCACATGGTCCTGTGCTCATGTTTTTCCCCTAAGATGTCAGAGCCACAGAGGTGCTCAAGCAAGGCAGAGCACGGGGGGACCTGCCCGGCCCCCAGCCCACGCTCACTGTGCCACTGGAGATGTCCATGTCCAggaccccctcctcctgcaggacAGAGAGCACCGAGCTGAGGAAGTTGACCGAGaggcccagctgggaggaggtggtGTCCAGCATGGGGGACAGGGGTGGCATGGGGACAGCTTCTGGCTTCCCCAGGGGGAAATCCACCAGCCCTCCTGCCACTCGCCCAACAACAGTCACCCTGGAGTCACCAGGGGAGGAAAGCACAAGCTAAAAAGTTTGCAATATTTGCCTTTACGGTTAACTTCATGTTTCTGCAGTGTGAAACCTCCGCATGCAGGACCTCGATGGGTCAGTGCCCGTGGCATTTCCTTCTCCAGGAGTTGGTGACAGCCAAACCCCCCTGAGCTCTCCTGTGAcggcagcaggagcaggaggcacccAGCCGTGACCTCCCCCACCTTTGCACAGCCCCCTCGGAGCCCTCTCAGGTGCCCTGGCCCAAGGAGACCTCAGGGAGCACGGGTGAAACAGCCCAagccctgcccatgctggaggg
This genomic stretch from Heliangelus exortis chromosome 16, bHelExo1.hap1, whole genome shotgun sequence harbors:
- the LOC139803787 gene encoding BPI fold-containing family B member 4-like, which encodes MLGPEMLLFWILILQGGFLLPSQGLPILNSIPGLSPPQSQKGLLGGLLGGAELLGNGLLGRGSTGGQQSGGERSRSGILGTGLPGQTSISGLLGTDTPILGNGGLLSNDLLSNNNLLGGKGLLGTGVSSVQSLGNGLLSNGLLNNDLLGNNNLLGDNGLLGTGNLLGNGSLLGLGGLVDGGVLGKSPFAWLKVLNIENLQMSWKILHGGELVLNLYSKLVLQFPGVFQFLSGSSIETNLTSHIRLTQDTPGDLRLEVKDCKKLLGNFNVNMRKGLLTNLVSGILNSSLQTLVPALLCPVVNIWVSAINLKLQFLNVVSFGLLGKLQSALSKLPVASGHFVELDLQNSPFPSVFIDWLLQTTGLDPGTVP